In Micromonospora purpureochromogenes, a single window of DNA contains:
- the paaN gene encoding phenylacetic acid degradation protein PaaN, whose translation MTETPHPLYDRHADTLNRALTAITERGYWSAYPESPSPRVYGETAAADGKAAFEAYLNGDFPLDQPGSGDRVATETSPFGLELNVRYPHAGADELVAAASAALPAWRDAGPQTRVGVCLEILDRLHKHIFELANAVQFTSGQAFVMAFQAGGAHALDRALEALAYAYAEMTRHPRTAGWEKAAGKGDPMRMTKTFHVVPRGVALVVGCNTFPTWNSYPGLFASLVTGNPVVVKPHPRAVLPLAITVRYAREVLAEAGFDPNLVLLAPEGPGEKLASTLALHPAVKIVDFTGSTEYGDWLEANARQAAVYTEKAGLNTVVVDSTDDFAGMCRNLGFTLTLYSGQMCTTSQNFLIPAGGIETDQGHKSFDEVAAGIAGAVGKLTADPARGVELTGAIVNDGVLERLDEVTKVGEPVLESRTVEHPALPGAVVRTPAIVKLAADDTATYGREWFGPISFVIATDSTAHSLEIMRATVGEKGALTAAVYSKDEAVLDAAEAAAVDVGVHLSCNLTGGVFVNQSAAFSDFHGSGANPAANAALTDGAYVANRFRIVQSRRHV comes from the coding sequence ATGACGGAGACCCCGCACCCCCTGTACGACAGGCACGCCGACACCCTGAACCGTGCGCTGACCGCCATCACGGAGCGGGGATACTGGTCCGCCTATCCCGAGTCACCGAGCCCTCGGGTGTACGGCGAGACCGCCGCCGCCGACGGTAAGGCCGCCTTCGAGGCGTACCTGAACGGCGACTTCCCCCTCGACCAGCCCGGCTCGGGCGACCGGGTCGCCACCGAGACCAGCCCCTTCGGGCTGGAGCTGAACGTGCGCTACCCGCACGCCGGCGCCGACGAGCTGGTCGCCGCCGCCTCGGCCGCCCTGCCGGCCTGGCGTGACGCCGGACCGCAGACCCGGGTGGGCGTCTGCCTGGAGATCCTCGACCGGCTGCACAAGCACATCTTCGAGCTCGCCAACGCGGTGCAGTTCACCAGCGGCCAGGCGTTCGTGATGGCCTTCCAGGCCGGCGGCGCGCACGCGCTGGACCGCGCGCTGGAGGCGCTCGCCTACGCGTACGCCGAGATGACCCGGCACCCGCGGACGGCCGGCTGGGAGAAGGCGGCCGGCAAGGGCGACCCGATGCGGATGACCAAGACGTTCCACGTGGTGCCCCGGGGCGTGGCGCTGGTGGTCGGCTGCAACACCTTCCCCACCTGGAACTCATACCCGGGGCTCTTCGCCTCGCTGGTCACCGGCAACCCGGTGGTCGTCAAGCCGCACCCGCGCGCGGTGCTGCCGCTGGCCATCACGGTCCGGTACGCCCGCGAGGTGCTGGCCGAGGCCGGCTTCGACCCCAACCTGGTGCTGCTCGCCCCCGAGGGGCCGGGCGAGAAGCTCGCCTCCACCCTGGCGCTGCACCCCGCCGTGAAGATCGTCGACTTCACCGGCTCCACCGAGTACGGCGACTGGCTGGAGGCGAACGCCCGGCAGGCGGCCGTCTACACCGAGAAGGCCGGCCTGAACACGGTGGTGGTCGACTCCACCGACGACTTCGCCGGGATGTGCCGCAACCTCGGCTTCACGCTGACCCTGTACAGCGGCCAGATGTGCACCACCTCGCAGAACTTCCTCATCCCGGCCGGTGGCATCGAGACCGACCAGGGGCACAAGAGCTTCGACGAGGTGGCCGCCGGCATCGCCGGCGCGGTCGGCAAGCTCACCGCCGACCCGGCGCGTGGGGTCGAGCTGACCGGCGCCATCGTCAACGACGGGGTGCTGGAGCGGCTCGACGAGGTGACCAAGGTCGGCGAGCCGGTGCTGGAGTCGCGGACCGTCGAGCACCCGGCGCTGCCCGGCGCGGTGGTGCGGACGCCGGCCATCGTCAAGCTGGCCGCCGACGACACCGCGACCTACGGCCGCGAGTGGTTCGGGCCGATCTCCTTCGTCATCGCCACCGACTCCACCGCGCACAGCCTGGAGATCATGCGCGCGACGGTGGGGGAGAAGGGCGCGCTGACCGCCGCCGTCTACTCCAAAGACGAGGCCGTGCTCGACGCGGCCGAGGCCGCCGCGGTCGACGTCGGCGTGCACCTGTCCTGCAACCTGACCGGCGGGGTCTTCGTGAACCAGTCGGCCGCGTTCTCGGACTTCCACGGCAGCGGCGCCAACCCGGCCGCGAACGCGGCGCTGACCGACGGGGCGTACGTGGCGAACCGGTTCCGGATCGTGCAGAGCCGGCGGCACGTCTAG
- a CDS encoding GNAT family N-acetyltransferase produces MTPVPARPEARRAAVRRVRPEDAARMRALRLEMLADAPLAFLETVAQAAARPHADYAARIAAVSRGDHTAQFVADPGGRLVGHAGGIASPEEPGLTVVYAVYVTPTWRGSGLLADLIDGVAAWSRAAGRPELLLEVVVGNDRAYRAYQRLDFTDTGVRVPHPTVPALRELQMRRPA; encoded by the coding sequence ATGACACCTGTCCCGGCCCGGCCGGAAGCCCGGAGAGCCGCGGTCCGCCGGGTACGCCCCGAGGACGCCGCCCGGATGCGGGCGCTACGGCTGGAGATGCTCGCGGACGCGCCGTTGGCGTTCCTGGAGACCGTCGCCCAGGCCGCCGCCCGCCCGCACGCCGACTACGCCGCCCGGATCGCGGCCGTCTCCCGGGGCGACCACACCGCGCAGTTCGTCGCCGACCCCGGTGGCCGGCTGGTCGGCCACGCCGGCGGCATCGCCTCCCCCGAGGAGCCGGGCCTGACCGTCGTCTACGCCGTCTACGTCACCCCCACCTGGCGGGGCAGCGGCCTGCTCGCCGACCTGATCGACGGGGTGGCCGCCTGGTCCCGCGCGGCCGGCCGCCCGGAACTGCTGCTGGAGGTGGTCGTCGGCAACGACCGCGCCTACCGCGCCTACCAGCGGCTGGACTTCACCGACACCGGCGTGCGCGTGCCGCACCCCACCGTCCCCGCCCTGCGCGAACTCCAGATGCGCCGCCCCGCCTGA